Sequence from the Natronomonas marina genome:
ATCCGCGAGCAGCTCGACGAGCGTCGCCAGTTCGGGCTGGGTACCCATCGTCGAGCCGACGATCTCCTCGTGTCGCAGGAAGAAGGGCCCGAGTTCGAACTCCGAGGTGGGAGCGGCCGTCCGCCCGCAAATGACCATCGTCCCGCCGCGCCGCATGACCTCGAGACCGGCCTGCGTGAACTCGCCGCCGAGGTGGTTGACGACGGCATCGGGCTGGCCGACCGCCCGCACCGCCCGGACCAGTTCCTCGGGGTCGGCCGACTCGACGGTGTGGGCACAGCCCAGTTCCTCGAGGCGCTTTAGTTTGCGCTCGGAGGTGGAGGTGCCGACGGCCTCGGCACCGAGTACGTCCGAGAGCTGGACGGCGGCGACGCCGACGCCGCCCGTGGCGCCGGGGACGAACACGAGGTCCGTCGGGCCGACGTCGGCGACCTTCAGCATCCGCCAGGCGGTGAGGTAGGCCGTCGGTAGCGCCGCCGCCTCCGGGAAGCCGACGCTCTCGGGGAGCGGAATCAACCGGTCGGCTTCGACGAGCGCCTGTTCGGCCAGCGCGCCGTGGTACAGCCTGAACGCCTCACAGAGCGTCTCCGGGCCCTCACGGCAGTACTCGCAGGTCCCGCAGGTCTCGTTGGGACACAGAAGCACCCGGTCTCCGGCCTCGACCGCGGCACCCTCGCCGGCCGCCCGGACGACGCCGGCGGCGTCCAGCCCCGAGACGAAGGGGAGCGCCCCTTCCGAGACCAGCGCGGAGTCGCCCTGCAGGATCCAGAGGTCGTGGCGGTTGATGGAACAGGCCTCGACGTCGACGACGGCCTCGCCGGGACCGGGGTCGGGGTCGGGTCGTTCGCGTATCGCTACCTCGTCGCCGTCGCCGAAACCGGTGAACGCTGCGACGCGCATACCGTCGCCTCGGGCGGCCCCGAGTTAGGTGTTTGCCAGCCCCTGGCTCACGCCCAGGCCGCCTGTCGAGCCCCGTCGACGAGGACGACACAGTCGCTGGTCACCGTCACCTCGTGGTCCGGCAGTTCGAACGAGAGCGTCCAGGTGGCATCGTCGTGGGCGGCCAGCAGCCGGATGGCGTCGGTGTCGACGTGGTCCTGGAGCGACATCTCCATCTCGTTCGGGTCGACCCCCTTGGCGTCGGCGACGGCCTCGACCACCGGCAGGACGGGAGGGGCATTCATGACGACCCTTTGGAATCGCCCATACAAATTATTTTCCTAGCGGTTTCACGAATCGAAAACGCCGGTCGCCTCGAACCCGGCGTCGGGCGTCGAGCCGTCACAGCCCCATCTCCCCGTCGATTATCATCTTCGCCTGCTCGGCCAGTGCGGGGACGCCCTCGCGCATCTTCGGGTACATCGGATCGTCGGAGTTGCCCTCCAGGTACCGTCGGAAGAACATCTCGCCGAGGCCCGCCAGTTTGTAGACCGCCAGCGCCCAGTAGAACCGCGGATTGTCGAACTCGAAGCCGGTCTTGCGCTCGTAGCGGTCGATCAGCTCCCGTCGGGTCGGGTAGCCCTCCCGCTCCATGAACGTCGAGGCCAGCGTCGGCGTCGGCGGCTCCGGGTCCTTCGGCTCCCGCCAGTACGAGAGCATCCACCCGAGGTCGGTGAAGGGATCCCCGAGCGTCGACATCTCCCAGTCGAAGATGGCCGCGATCTCGGGGTCGTCGCCGGGGCCGAACATCACGTTGTCCAGCTTGTAGTCGCCGTGAACGAGCGTCGAGGGGTACTCGTCGTCGTCGGGGACGTTGTCGTACAGCCAGTTCATCACGTCGTACAGCGCGTCGACCTCCCGCTCCTCGGCGGTGACCTCGAAGGCCCAGGTGAGCTGTTCGGACCACCGACGGACCTGTCGCTGGGTGAACCCCGGCGGGTAGCCGAAGTCGCCGTGTTCGAGGCCGACCGCGTCGTAGTCGACCTCGTGGATCTCGACGAGGCGGTCGACCATCTCGTGACCGATGGTCTCGCGGGCCTGGGGGTTCCCGAAGCGGTCGGGCTCCTCGTCGCGCAACACGTCGCCGTCCTCGCGTTCCATCGCGTAGAAGTCGCTGCCGAGGACCGCGTGGTCCTCGCAGGCCAGCACGGTCGTCGGGACCCTGACCGCGGTGTCCTGCAGGGCGTCGATGACGCGGTACTCCCGGAGGACGTCGTGGGCGTTCTCGGCGGTCTCGCCCGGCGGCGGCCGCCGGACGACGAGTTCGCGGTCGCCCCAGGTGACGAACAGTGTCTCGTTGGAGTGGCCCTCCTGGTGGTGGGCGACCTCGAAACGGTCGGCCGGCCCGAGCTCGTCGGCCAGATACGACTGCAGCGACCGCTCGTCGACGATGCGGTCGAAGTACTCCGAGTCAGGGTCCGTCATCGACCCGCCCCTCCGAACCTACTAACATTGTAAGCGAACGTGTTCACCCAGACGTATATATCCGCCGCTACATCTCGGTGACCGGACAGCTATCCGCCGGTCCTTTTACAATGTTGTGCGCCGAACCCCGGTCATGGAGTACCACGACTCCGAGACGGCCGAGGCGCTGGCCGCACGGGCCCGGGAGTTCGTCGACGAGGTAGTCATCCCCACCGAGCGCGAACACCTCGGCGGCGGTCCCGTCGGCGAGGACGTCGTCGCCGAGTTGCGCGAGGAGGCACGAAAGCGGGACGTTTACTGCCCGCAGATCGACGAGGAACACGGCGGGATGGGCCACGACCTCCGGGACGTGCTGCCGCTGTTCGAGGAGGCCGGTCGGTCGCTGCTCGGCGCGGCCGCGATGCGCGTCGACGCCCCCGACGAGGGCAACATGCACACGCTGGAACTGGTCGGCACCGAGGAACAGAAAGACGAGTGGCTCGAACCGCTCGTCGCCGGCGAGATCCGGTCGGCCTTCGGGATGACCGAACCCCGCCAGGGCGCCGGGTCGGACCCGAAGATGCTGGCCACCACCGCCGAGAAGGACGGCGACGAGTACGTCATCGACGGCCACAAGTGGTGGACCACGCAGGGCAGCCACGCCGACGTCATCCTGTTGATGGCCGTCACGGACCCCGACGTCCACCCCTACAAGGGCGCCTCGATCGTCCTCGTGCCGACCGACGCCGACGGCGTCGAGATGGTCCGGGACATCCCGCATCTCGGCCCCGACATGGACGGCCACGGCCACGCCGAGTTCCGCTTCGACGGCGTTCGCGTCCCACAGGAGAACCTGCTGGGCCAGGAGAACATGGGCTTCGCCATCGCCCAGCAACGGCTCGGTCCCGCCCGGCTGACCCACTGTATGCGCTTTTCGGGGATGGCTCGCCGGGCGCTCACCATCGCCAAGGCCTACATGAGCGACCGTGAGGCGTTCGGGTCGACGCTCGACGAGAAGCAGTCGCTCCGCTACGACATCGCGGACAAGGAGACCGAACTCCACGCCGCCCGGACGATGGTGCGACACGCCGCCGAGGAGATCGCCCGCGGCGAGCAGGCCCGCGTCCCCGTCTCGATGTCGAAGGTGTTCGCCGCCAACGTCACCCAGGAGGCCATCGACCTCGCCGTCCAGTGCTGCGGCGGCGCCGGCATCTCTCGGGACCTCCCGCTGGCGGACTTCTACGAGGGTGTCCGGGCGTTCCGCATCGTCGACGGCGCCGACGAGGTCCACCAGCGGGTCATCGCCCGCGACGCCTTCGAGGATGCCGACGAGCACACACACGAACTGGAGAACGTTCCGACGTTCTGAAGCCCCTCTCGTGGGTTCAGGTCGCCGTCCACCCGCCGTCGACGGTGAAGACGCTCCCCGTGCAGTAGGCGGAGGCGTCGCTGGCCAGGAAGACGGCGATGCCCTTGAGATCGTCCGGTTCGCCGAGGCGACCCAGCAGGGTCTCGTCGGCCATCTGCTCGTGCATCTCGTCAAGGCCGCTGTCCTTCCGGAAGGCGCCGCCGCCGATGTTCGTGTGGGTCCACCCCGGCGCGACGGCGTTGACGCGAATCTCTGGCGCGAGGTCGGCGGCGGCCTGTTTCGTCAACTGGACGACGCCGCCCTTCGAGGCGACGTAGGCGGCGACGCCGGGCCAGTCGGAGGCCACGTCGCCGAGCACCGAGGCCGTCGTGACGATGCTGCCGCCGTCCTCCATCGCGGCGGCGGCCTCCCGGACGGTGTAGAAGACGCCGTCGAGGTTGACGTCGAGTACCACGTCCCACTCCTCCAGGGGATAGCGATCCAGCGGGAGGCTCAATCGTCCGATGCCGGCGTTGGCGAAGACGACGTCCAGGCCGCCGAACGCCGCTTTCGTCTCCTGGACCATCGCCGCGACCTGCTCGGGGTCGGAGACGTCGGCCTCGACGGTGGTCGTCTCGGCGTCGAGATCCGCGGCGACGTCCGCCAGCCCATCGCCGTCGACGTCCGCCAGCGCGAGGTCGGCACCGACATCCGCACAGGCCTCCGCGTACCCTCTCCCGATGCCGGATGCCGCGCCCGTAATCAGTACCACGTCGTCGTCGAGCCTGAAGCGGTCGAGTACGCCCATGGACGCCAACAGTGGCCGGGGGGATTTGGCCGTTGTCCCGGTCGCGGAGCGTGGGGCCCGCCACCGGAAGACTTTCGGCCGGATGGCCGCATCTACGGCGCATGCGTCGCCGTCAGTTCCTCGCGAGTGGAACCGCCCTCCTCGCCGGCGCAGTCGCCGGCTGTGCCCATCCCGACGTCGTGCTGGACCTCGAGGCGGCCGACGCCTCGGACGTCGCCAGCGAGGTGTCGATAGCGCCCGACCCCGAGTCCGAAGAGTACCGCGTCGTCGCGTCGGCCGTCGAGAACGGGTCGGCGACCCGGAGCGGCCGGGGGGAGCTCTTCGACGACGGCGAGACCGTCCGGGTCGGGGACGCCTTCTACGAGGTCTCCGAGACCCGCACCGAGCAAAACGAGGTGACCGTCTACGCGGTCCGGATCGACTTCGACCCGGCGGACACGACGGCCGACCTCGGCGAGATCGCATTCGAGGACCTCCCCGAAGCGGACCGCGAACGACTGGGTCGGCTGGTGTCGGAGGAGGACCCGCCGGACGGGGAGGGCTACGACGTCGGCGTCGGCTACGGGACCGCCGAAGAAGCCGGCGACTCCGTCTTCGTCCCCGAACAGCAGTACGACATCCTGGTCTACGAGGGGAACCGCTATCGGGTCGGCGTCGAGTCCCGGCCGGCCGAGTCCGGCGAGTACCGCTACGAGGTCACCGAACGCGCCGGGAGCGTCGAGGCCTTCGCCGACCAGGTCCGGGACCGGTACCTGTTCACCCTCTCGGGGCTGTCCGAGGCCGAACGCGAGGTCGTCGAGGCGTCCATCGACGGCGCGCACTTCGAGGACACCAACGCGTTCCGGTCGGTGGTCGACCGGCTCCGGGACCACGAGGGTATCGACGTGCAGGATTTCTACGGGACCTGGCTGCTGGAGTACGAGAGCGACGAGTACATCGCCTACGCCGAGTGGTAGCTCGGAGTTCAGGCCTCCTCGATCCGCTGTTGCATCCGCTCGCCGATGGTGGGGTCGTCGTCGTCGCTGATCGTGACGCCGCTCGTGATGATGGCCTGTAGCCCCTCGTCGACGCCGACGTCGATGTCGTGGACACGGTCGCGGGAGACGTAGATGACGAACCCGCCCATGACGGGGTTGGGTCCCATCGGGAGAAAGAGGCTCATCATGCCCTCCTCGTCGTGGTCGACGCTCCGCTCGAGGTGGTCGGGCGCGTCGGCGGTCACGAAAGCCATGGTGTAGGAGCCCTCGCTGGGGTACTCGACGAGTTTCACGTCGCGGAAGCTCTCCTCGCCGTTGGCGACGGTCTCGCTCATCTCCCGGAACCCACCGTAGACGTCGCCGACGCCGGGAATCGTCTCGACGGCACCGTGGAAGTACTCGGCGGCCACGGATCCGCGCGGGGCCGTCTCGACGGCGGCGCCGAGAAGCACCACGACGGCGAGCGCCAGCACGAGCGTGAGCAGATCGGCCGGCGTCCCGCCGACGCCGGTGTAGGTCTCGATGGTCGAGGAGACCGGCGCGAGGTATCCCGAGAGGAACTGGAGGACGAAGGCCGCGATGCCGACCGTCAGAAGCGTCGGTACCACGAGAACGGCACCGGTCACGAAGTAGCTCTTGAGCTGCTGTCGTGTCGTTCGGTCGTCGATGAACGGGTCGTTCATGGGTTCGCTCCCGTGCGCCCGGATAATAATTCGAGGGGGATTCGCCGTCGGACGGTGCCCGACCCCACGGCGTCAGAAACTGAAGAGGTCGATGCCGCCGGTGACGCCGATGACCTGTCCGGTGACGTAGTTGGACTGCTCGCTGGCGAGGTAGGCGACGAGGTTGGCGACGTCCTCCTCCTTGCCGAGCTGTCGCATCGGAGTGGCCTTGGCGATGCGGGCGAAGTGCTCGTCGACCTGTTCGAGCTGTTCGATGGGGAGGTCGGCGAGCTGGCCGACGACGATGCTCGGCGTGATGATGTTCGAGGTGACGCCGTGCTGGGCACCCTCCAGGGCGAGCGTCTTCCCGAAGCCGATGAGGGCGGCCTTCGTCGCCGAGTACGATAGCTGGCCGAAGCCGCCCTGCCAGCCGGCCATCGAGGACATGTTGACGATGCGGCCCCACTCCCGTTCCTTCATGTTGGGGTAGACCTCGCGGGTGATGTTGTAGGCGCCGGTGAGGTTGACTGCGATGTCGCGGTCCCAGATGTCGTCGTCGAAGTCCTCGACCTTGTCCCGGGCGTCGACCATCCCGGCGTTGTTCACCAGCACGTCGATGCCGCCAGTCTCCTCCTCGAGGGCGGCGACGGTGTCGGCGACGTCCTCGCGGTCGGTGAGGTCACACTCGACGGCGTGGGCGGTGCCGCCGTAGTCGTCCTCGACTTCGTCCGCCACGTTCTCGGCCTTCTCGAGGGCGACGTCGAGGATGACGACCTCGGCACCCTCCTCGGCGAGTACGCGACAGTCTTCGCTCCCGATGCGTCCGGCCCCGCCCGTCACGAGGGCGGTCTTGTCGTCGAGTCCCAGATCCATTGCATTGCGGGTATCCGCTGGTTACAGGATAAGGGTTCCGACGGGCATACGAGGGTCGTTTAGTAGGCGTCCGTCAGCGCCGGACGCCGACCACGTCGACGAGCTCCGGCAGGGCCGTAATCTCGTGGGTCGCCTCCGGCCCCCAGGCGTCCTCGCCGTAGCCGGCGGCCGCGAGGCCGACCGCGGCCGCGCCCGCGACGTCGTGCTCGTAGCGGTCCCCGACC
This genomic interval carries:
- a CDS encoding DUF502 domain-containing protein, whose protein sequence is MNDPFIDDRTTRQQLKSYFVTGAVLVVPTLLTVGIAAFVLQFLSGYLAPVSSTIETYTGVGGTPADLLTLVLALAVVVLLGAAVETAPRGSVAAEYFHGAVETIPGVGDVYGGFREMSETVANGEESFRDVKLVEYPSEGSYTMAFVTADAPDHLERSVDHDEEGMMSLFLPMGPNPVMGGFVIYVSRDRVHDIDVGVDEGLQAIITSGVTISDDDDPTIGERMQQRIEEA
- a CDS encoding acyl-CoA dehydrogenase family protein, which produces MEYHDSETAEALAARAREFVDEVVIPTEREHLGGGPVGEDVVAELREEARKRDVYCPQIDEEHGGMGHDLRDVLPLFEEAGRSLLGAAAMRVDAPDEGNMHTLELVGTEEQKDEWLEPLVAGEIRSAFGMTEPRQGAGSDPKMLATTAEKDGDEYVIDGHKWWTTQGSHADVILLMAVTDPDVHPYKGASIVLVPTDADGVEMVRDIPHLGPDMDGHGHAEFRFDGVRVPQENLLGQENMGFAIAQQRLGPARLTHCMRFSGMARRALTIAKAYMSDREAFGSTLDEKQSLRYDIADKETELHAARTMVRHAAEEIARGEQARVPVSMSKVFAANVTQEAIDLAVQCCGGAGISRDLPLADFYEGVRAFRIVDGADEVHQRVIARDAFEDADEHTHELENVPTF
- a CDS encoding SDR family NAD(P)-dependent oxidoreductase, giving the protein MDLGLDDKTALVTGGAGRIGSEDCRVLAEEGAEVVILDVALEKAENVADEVEDDYGGTAHAVECDLTDREDVADTVAALEEETGGIDVLVNNAGMVDARDKVEDFDDDIWDRDIAVNLTGAYNITREVYPNMKEREWGRIVNMSSMAGWQGGFGQLSYSATKAALIGFGKTLALEGAQHGVTSNIITPSIVVGQLADLPIEQLEQVDEHFARIAKATPMRQLGKEEDVANLVAYLASEQSNYVTGQVIGVTGGIDLFSF
- a CDS encoding alcohol dehydrogenase catalytic domain-containing protein, which codes for MRVAAFTGFGDGDEVAIRERPDPDPGPGEAVVDVEACSINRHDLWILQGDSALVSEGALPFVSGLDAAGVVRAAGEGAAVEAGDRVLLCPNETCGTCEYCREGPETLCEAFRLYHGALAEQALVEADRLIPLPESVGFPEAAALPTAYLTAWRMLKVADVGPTDLVFVPGATGGVGVAAVQLSDVLGAEAVGTSTSERKLKRLEELGCAHTVESADPEELVRAVRAVGQPDAVVNHLGGEFTQAGLEVMRRGGTMVICGRTAAPTSEFELGPFFLRHEEIVGSTMGTQPELATLVELLADGAFDPPVGGTYALAETGEAFDEMLRRDAFGKLVVEPGA
- a CDS encoding SDR family NAD(P)-dependent oxidoreductase, which produces MGVLDRFRLDDDVVLITGAASGIGRGYAEACADVGADLALADVDGDGLADVAADLDAETTTVEADVSDPEQVAAMVQETKAAFGGLDVVFANAGIGRLSLPLDRYPLEEWDVVLDVNLDGVFYTVREAAAAMEDGGSIVTTASVLGDVASDWPGVAAYVASKGGVVQLTKQAAADLAPEIRVNAVAPGWTHTNIGGGAFRKDSGLDEMHEQMADETLLGRLGEPDDLKGIAVFLASDASAYCTGSVFTVDGGWTAT
- a CDS encoding phosphotransferase family protein → MTDPDSEYFDRIVDERSLQSYLADELGPADRFEVAHHQEGHSNETLFVTWGDRELVVRRPPPGETAENAHDVLREYRVIDALQDTAVRVPTTVLACEDHAVLGSDFYAMEREDGDVLRDEEPDRFGNPQARETIGHEMVDRLVEIHEVDYDAVGLEHGDFGYPPGFTQRQVRRWSEQLTWAFEVTAEEREVDALYDVMNWLYDNVPDDDEYPSTLVHGDYKLDNVMFGPGDDPEIAAIFDWEMSTLGDPFTDLGWMLSYWREPKDPEPPTPTLASTFMEREGYPTRRELIDRYERKTGFEFDNPRFYWALAVYKLAGLGEMFFRRYLEGNSDDPMYPKMREGVPALAEQAKMIIDGEMGL
- a CDS encoding HalOD1 output domain-containing protein, with product MNAPPVLPVVEAVADAKGVDPNEMEMSLQDHVDTDAIRLLAAHDDATWTLSFELPDHEVTVTSDCVVLVDGARQAAWA